In the Euphorbia lathyris chromosome 5, ddEupLath1.1, whole genome shotgun sequence genome, one interval contains:
- the LOC136229383 gene encoding uncharacterized protein: MAPKPKDRGKPSASALQPPPAIEDLFTTLNKHIQQDSHYEQAVKVANQVLASAPADEDALRCKVVALIKIENFDEALSTIQSARKLPIDFSFFKAYCLYKLNKLDEALECLKGQESDSGTMLLESQILFRLKKWDAGVDLYQKLQKSKIKALETNLVAGLVLGGRASEVQGMEASQIKASRDFELAYNIACSLIERNMYTEAEQLLVTAQRVGQEDLMNDDWADDAIENELARISVQLAYTQQLLGRSPEAMKAYTDIINKNLEDELSSAVAVNNLVALKGTRDVSDNLRKLDRLKAKDAQGFQLSDALEKLSPRQREAIYVNRVLLLLHANKMDQAREIVAALPDMFADSVVPVLLQAAVLVRENKAGRAEEILGQFVEKFPDKSKTILLARAQVAAAAGHPQVAADSLAKISDIQHMPATVATIVALKERAGDIDGASAVLDSAIKWWTNAMSEDNKLDVIMQEAASFKIRHGREEEAAHLYEQLVKNHGTVEALAGLVSTIARVNVDKAETYEKQLKPLPGLKGIDVDSLEKTSGAKHVEGSHMSAADVHDEGKKEKPKKKRKRKPKYPKGFDPANPGPPPDPERWLPKRERSSYKPKRKDKRAAQVRGSQGAVVRDKHEAAATSNSSSSKSGAAATSNSSSSKSGQAGSSKAAAEQPKPSSKSSRKKSRK, from the exons ATGGCTCCTAAGCCTAAAGACAGAGGAAAACCATCTGCTTCAGCATTGCAGCCTCCGCCTGCCATCGAAGATCTCTTCACCACTCTCAACAAACACATCCAACAAGATTCTCATTATGAGCAAGCAGTCAAAGTTGCTAATCAAG TTCTTGCATCTGCTCCTGCTGATGAGGATGCACTTCGATGCAAGGTGGTTGCTTTGATAAAgattgaaaattttgatgaagCTCTTTCTACTATTCAGTCAGCTCGGAAGCTTCCAATTGACTTCAGTTTCTTCAAG GCATACTGTTTATACAAActgaacaagctggatgaagcTTTGGAATGCTTGAAAGGTCAAGAGAGCGACTCTGGGACCATGCTGTTAGAATCTCAGATTCTCTTCCGCCTGAAGAAATGGGATGCTGGTGTTGATCTCTATCAGAAACTTCAGAAGTCCAAGATTAAGGCGTTGGAAACAAACCTTGTTGCTGGATTAGTTTTGGGTGGGAGAGCTTCTGAAGTGCAAGGAATGGAGGCAAGTCAGATTAAAGCATCTCGTGACTTTGAGTTGGCATATAACATTGCTTGTTCCTTGATTGAAAGAAACATGTATACAGAAGCAGAACAGCTTTTGGTGACTGCCCAAAG AGTTGGTCAGGAAGATTTGATGAATGATGACTGGGCTGATGATGCAATAGAGAATGAATTGGCTCGTATATCTGTCCAATTGGCTTACACTCAGCAG CTCTTAGGACGTTCACCAGAGGCAATGAAAGCTTACACCGACATTATTAACAAAAATCTGGAAGATGAATTGTCTTCTGCTGTGGCAGTCAACAACCTTGTTGCTTTGAAAGGAACAAGGGATGTTTCTGATAACCTGAGGAAACTTGACCGGCTCAAAGCCAAGGATGCACAAGGCTTCCAGCTTTCTGATGCACTTGAAAAGCTTTCTCCAAGACAAAGGGAGGCAATATATGTGAATCGAGTACTTTTACTTCTCCACGCAAATAAGATGGATCAG GCACGAGAAATTGTAGCTGCTCTGCCAGACATGTTTGCTGACAGTGTGGTACCAGTGCTGCTCCAGGCTGCAGTTTTGGTTAGAGAGAACAAGGCTGGTAGAGCTGAAGAAATACTGGGTCAGTTTGTTGAAAAGTTCCCTGACAAGTCCAAGACAATTCTTCTTGCAAGGGCACAAGTAGCTGCTGCCGCTGGCCATCCACAAGTTGCAGCTGACTCGTTGGCTAAGATATCTGATATTCAGCACATGCCTGCCACTGTTGCCACCATTGTGGCTCTTAAAGAGCGGGCTGGAGACATCGATGGTGCATCTGCAGTTCTCGACTCTGCAATCAAATGGTGGACAAATGCCATGAGTGAGGACAACAAGTTGGATGTTATAATGCAAGAAGCTGCTTCCTTTAAGATCAGACATGGACGGGAAGAAGAAGCTGCCCACCTATACGAGCAACTTGTGAAAAACCATGGCACCGTTGAGGCATTGGCTGGCCTGGTAAGTACAATCGCCCGTGTCAATGTTGACAAGGCGGAAACTTATGAGAAGCAGCTAAAACCTTTACCAGGTCTGAAAGGGATCGATGTGGATAGTTTGGAGAAAACTTCAGGGGCAAAGCATGTTGAAGGTTCTCATATGTCGGCTGCTGATGTGCACGACGAAGGCAAGAAAGAGAAaccaaagaaaaagagaaagagaaaaccCAAGTACCCTAAAGGGTTTGACCCTGCGAATCCTGGTCCTCCTCCAGATCCAGAAAGATGGCTCCCCAAGAGAGAGAGATCGAGTTACAAGCCGAAGAGAAAGGATAAGAGAGCAGCTCAGGTGAGAGGATCTCAAGGTGCTGTGGTTAGAGATAAGCATGAAGCTGCTGCCACTTCCAACTCCTCAAGTTCGAAATCAGGAGCTGCTGCCACTTCCAATTCCTCAAGTTCAAAATCAGGCCAAGCTGGTAGTTCCAAAGCAGCCGCTGAACAGCCAAAACCTTCATCCAAGTCATcaagaaagaaatcaaggaAATGA
- the LOC136229045 gene encoding uncharacterized protein, protein MAPKPKDRGKPSASALQPPPAIEDLFTTLNKHIQQDSHYEQAVKVANQVLASAPADEDALRCKVVALIKIEKFDEALSTIQSARKLPIDFSFFKAYCLYKLNKLDEALECLKGQESDSGTMLLESQILFRLKKWDAGVDLYQKLQKSKIKALETNLVAGLVLGGRASEVQGMEASQIKASRDFELAYNIACSLIERNMYTEAEQLLVTAQRVGQEDLMNDDWADDAIENELARISVQLAYTQQLLGHSPEAMKAYTDIINKNLEDELSSAVAVNNLVALKGTRDVSDNLRKLDRLKAKDAQGFQLSDALEKLSARQREAIYVNRVLLLLHSNKMDQAREIVAALPDMFADSVVPVLLQAAVLVRENKAGRAEEILGQFVEKFPEKSKIILLARAQVAAAAGHPQVAADSLAKITDIQHMPATVATIVALKERAGDIDGASAVLDAAIKWWTNAMSEDNKLDVIMQEAASFKIKHGREEEAAHLYEQLVKSHGTVEALAGLVSTIARVNVDKAETYEKQLKPLPGLKGIDVDSLEKTSGAKHVEGSHILAADVHDEGKKEKPKKKRKRKPKYPKGFDPANPGPPPDPERWLPKRERSSYKPKRKDKRAAQVRGSQGAVVRDKHEAAATSNSSSSKSGQTGSSKAAAEQLKPSSKSSRKKSRK, encoded by the exons ATGGCTCCTAAGCCTAAAGACAGAGGAAAACCATCTGCTTCAGCATTGCAGCCTCCGCCTGCCATCGAAGATCTCTTCACCACTCTCAACAAACACATCCAACAAGATTCTCATTATGAGCAAGCAGTCAAAGTTGCAAATCAAG TTCTTGCATCTGCTCCTGCTGATGAGGATGCACTTCGATGCAAGGTGGTTGCTTTGATAAAGATTGAAAAATTTGATGAAGCTCTTTCTACTATTCAGTCAGCTCGGAAGCTTCCAATTGACTTCAGTTTCTTCAAG GCATACTGTTTATACAAActgaacaagctggatgaagcTTTGGAATGCTTGAAAGGTCAAGAGAGCGACTCTGGGACCATGCTGTTAGAATCTCAGATTCTCTTCCGCCTGAAGAAATGGGATGCTGGTGTTGATCTCTATCAGAAACTTCAGAAGTCCAAGATTAAGGCGTTGGAAACAAACCTTGTTGCTGGATTAGTTTTGGGTGGGAGAGCTTCTGAAGTGCAAGGAATGGAGGCAAGTCAGATTAAAGCATCTCGTGACTTTGAGTTGGCATATAACATTGCTTGTTCCTTGATTGAAAGAAACATGTATACAGAAGCAGAACAGCTTTTGGTGACTGCCCAAAG AGTTGGTCAGGAAGATTTGATGAATGATGACTGGGCTGATGATGCAATAGAGAATGAATTGGCTCGTATATCTGTCCAATTGGCTTACACTCAGCAG CTCTTAGGACATTCACCAGAGGCAATGAAAGCTTACACCGACATTATTAACAAAAATCTGGAAGATGAATTGTCTTCTGCTGTGGCAGTCAACAACCTTGTTGCTTTGAAAGGAACAAGGGATGTTTCTGATAACCTGAGGAAACTTGACCGGCTCAAAGCCAAGGATGCACAAGGTTTCCAGCTTTCTGATGCACTTGAAAAGCTTTCTGCAAGACAAAGGGAGGCAATATATGTGAATCGAGTGCTTTTACTTCTCCACTCAAATAAGATGGATCAG GCACGAGAAATTGTAGCTGCTCTGCCAGACATGTTTGCTGACAGTGTGGTACCAGTGCTGCTCCAGGCTGCAGTTTTGGTTAGAGAGAATAAGGCTGGTAGAGCTGAAGAAATACTGGGTCAGTTTGTTGAAAAGTTCCCTGAAAAGTCCAAGATAATTCTTCTTGCAAGGGCACAAGTAGCTGCTGCCGCTGGCCATCCACAAGTTGCAGCTGACTCGTTGGCTAAGATAACTGATATTCAGCACATGCCTGCCACTGTTGCCACCATTGTCGCTCTTAAAGAGCGGGCTGGAGACATCGATGGTGCATCTGCAGTTCTCGACGCTGCAATCAAATGGTGGACAAATGCCATGAGTGAGGACAACAAGTTGGATGTTATAATGCAAGAAGCTGCTTCCTTTAAGATCAAGCATGGACGGGAAGAAGAAGCTGCCCACCTATACGAGCAACTTGTGAAAAGCCATGGCACCGTTGAGGCATTGGCTGGCCTGGTAAGTACAATCGCCCGTGTCAATGTTGACAAGGCGGAAACTTATGAGAAGCAGCTAAAACCTTTACCAGGTCTGAAAGGGATCGACGTGGATAGTTTGGAGAAAACTTCAGGGGCAAAACATGTCGAAGGTTCTCATATATTGGCTGCTGATGTGCACGATGAAGGCAAGAAAGAGAAAccgaagaaaaagagaaagagaaaaccTAAGTACCCTAAAGGGTTTGACCCTGCGAATCCTGGTCCTCCTCCAGATCCAGAAAGATGGCTCCCCAAGAGAGAGAGATCGAGTTACAAGCCGAAGAGAAAGGATAAGAGAGCAGCTCAGGTGAGAGGATCTCAAGGTGCTGTGGTTAGAGATAAGCATGAAGCTGCTGCCACTTCCAATTCCTCAAGTTCAAAATCAGGCCAAACTGGTAGTTCCAAAGCAGCCGCTGAACAACTAAAACCTTCATCCAAGTCATcaagaaagaaatcaaggaAATGA